The Thunnus maccoyii chromosome 9, fThuMac1.1, whole genome shotgun sequence genome includes a region encoding these proteins:
- the LOC121903853 gene encoding uncharacterized protein LOC121903853 codes for MRRAAAFLALLLCLYWTTAQGESRGLTENDVTQTDDQNEILSVKATSDQTNISPDIWAELKALRDMVIQHSLELRKLEQENTAIQARLTASENKNAVLEARINTSDNKVEELERENTDLLARVTATENKSTVLETRLNASENLVKELQRENSVLEARLNTAENMLEELKRKNTGKLPLTSFTIKMMNVFTVLEARMSSNENEVEELKRENAEQPKVAFSVGLTDAGYVGPFSTDMTLKFSRILTNVGQAYDPTTGFFTAPVRGTYYFRFNGFETRPLALIGIKLYHNNNIIHIAHDANDDIAFVNVSNGFVLQLEKGDVIYLVLWSGYGVYDDPFNYTTFSGFLLFAM; via the exons ATGAGGCGTGCTGCAGCTTTTCTGGCgttgctgctctgtctgtacTGGACGACGGCTCAGGGTGAGAGCAGAGGGCTGACAGAGAATGATGTCACTCAGACAGATGATCAGAATGAGATCCTGAGTGTTAAAGCAACCAGCGATCAGACTAACATCTCCCCTGATATCTGGGCTGAGCTGAAGGCGCTGAGAGACATGGTGATCCAACACAGTCTGGAGCTGAGGAAGCTGGAGCAAGAGAATACAG CCATACAGGCCAGACTGACAGCCAGTGAAAACAAGAATGCAG ttTTGGAGGCCAGAATAAACACCAGTGACAACAAAGTGGAGGAGCTcgagagagagaacacag ATCTTCTAGCCAGAGtaacagcaacagaaaataaGAGCACAG ttttggaGACCAGATTGAACGCCAGTGAAAATTTGGTCAAGGAGCTCCAGAGAGAGAACAGCG TTTTGGAGGCCAGATTGAACACTGCTGAAAACATGTTGGAGGAGCTCAAGAGGAAGAACACTGGTAagctgcca TTGACctcctttacaataaaaatgatgaatgtgttCACAGTGCTGGAGGCCAGAATGAGCTCCAATGAAAACgaggtggaggagctcaagagagagaatgcag aacaACCGAAGGTGGCGTTTTCTGTCGGCCTTACTGACGCAGGATATGTTGGACCCTTCAGTACTGACATGACACTTAAGTTCAGTAGAATTCTTACCAACGTCGGCCAGGCTTATGACCCAACTACAG GTTTCTTTACAGCCCCAGTCAGAGGAACCTACTACTTCAGATTCAATGGGTTTGAAACACGGCCTTTAGCCTTAATAGGTATTAAACTGTAtcacaataacaatataattCACATAGCTCATGATGCAAATGATGACATTGCTTTTGTCAATGTGTCTAATGGATTTGTTCTTCAACTGGAAAAGGGAGATGTGATCTATCTGGTTCTCTGGTCAGGCTACGGTGTTTATGATGATCCCTTTAATTATACCACTTTTAGTGGATTCCTACTTTTTGCTATGTGA
- the gtf2h2 gene encoding general transcription factor IIH subunit 2: MDEEPERAKRWEGGYERTWEVLKEDESGSLKATVEEILFQSKRKRVVESHGQVRLGMMRHLYVVIDCSRSMEDQDLKPNRLTSTLKLMEAFVEEYFDQNPISQVGIITTKNKRAEKLTDLAGNPKKHTAALKKAVDTVCVGEPSLYNSLSLAIQTLKHMPGHTSREILIILSSLTTCDPANIYELIKTLKSLKVRVSVIGLSAEVRVCTVLTRETGGSYHVILDESHFKELLMLHVKPPPASSSSECSLIRMGFPQHTIASLTDQDAKPSFSMSHLDSSSAPGLSLGGYFCPQCHAKYTELPVECKVCGLTLVSAPHLARSFHHLFPLQAFIESPVEELQGDRFCQACEGELKDKSIFTCPTCHQVFCVECDLFIHDSLHCCPCCIHSQSAL, translated from the exons ATGGATGAAGAACCAGAGAGAGCCAAGCGCTGGGAAGGGGGCTATGAGAGGACATG GGAAGTGCTAAAAGAGGATGAATCCGGCTCACTCAAAGCCACGGTTGAGGAGATCCTGTTCCAGTCCAAAAggaaaag GGTTGTAGAGAGCCATGGACAAGTGAGGCTGGGGATG ATGCGTCATCTCTATGTGGTGATTGACTGTTCAAGAAGTATGGAAGACCAAGACTTGAAGCCGAACCGCCTCACCTCTACTCTAAAG CTGATGGAAGCTTTTGTTGAGGAGTATTTTGACCAAAACCCCATCAGTCAG GTGGGCATCATCACTACAAAGAATAAACGAGCTGAGAAACTGACTGACCTGGCAG GGAATCCAAAGaagcacactgctgctctgaagAAAGCAGTGGACactgtgtgtgtaggagagCCGTCCCTGTACAACTCTCTCAGCCTGGCCATACAGACTCTCAA ACACATGCCTGGACACACAAGCCGGGAGATCCTGATCATCCTCAGCAGCCTCACCACATGTGACCCAGCCAACATCTACGAGCTGATCAAG ACCCTGAAGTCTTTGAAGGTGCGTGTGTCCGTCATCGGCCTCTCAGCAGAGGTTCGGGTGTGCACAGTGTTGACCAGAGAGACAGGCGGCTCGTACCATGTCATCCTGGATGAGAGCCACTTCAAagagctgctgatgctgcatGTCAAACCTCCCCCTGCCAGCTCCTCATCTGAATGCTCTTTAATACGCATGG GTTTTCCTCAGCACACCATCGCCTCTCTGACTGACCAGGATGCCAAGCCTTCATTCAGCATGTC TCATTTAGACAGCAGCAGTGCTCCAGGTCTGTCTCTGGGAGGATACTTCTGTCCACAGTGCCACGCCAAGTACACAGAGCTTCCTGTGGAGTGTAAAGTCTGTG GTTTGACTCTGGTGTCGGCCCCTCATCTTGCCAGATCCTTCCACCACCTCTTTCCCCTCCAAGCCTTTATAGAGAGTCCTGTAGAGGAGCTCCAAGGAGACAG GTTCTGTCAAGCATGTGAAGGAGAGCTGAAGGATAAAAGT ATATTCACCTGTCCGACATGTCACCAAGTGTTCTGTGTGGAGTGTGACCTGTTCATCCATGACTCCCTGCACTGCTGCCCCTGCTGTATTCACAGTCAGAGTGCCCTCTGA